The DNA segment TGATGGTGAAGCGTTTATCCGGCCACGCGGGCACGGTAATATCGAACTGCGAGGCATCTTTAATCAGCCATGCGATGGATTCAGGAACGGCCGCACTGATCCACACCGGGTCCATCCCCTGGATTTTCGCCACCACGTTATCTTTGGCGATATTCATCCCGGCGCGCAGATCGAACGCGGTGATCACCCCATCAATAGGCGCTTTCAGGGTAAAGCGGGTCTGAATTTTACGGGTTGAGACTAAGCGGCGGATATCCTCTTCCGGCATCCCGGCCAGACGCAGTCGTTCAAGAATGCCTTCCACCTGCGTTGCCGTACCGCCCGTTTCCCGCAGCAGTAAATATTCACTCTGGGCTTCAACCCAGTCAGGAATGGTCAGGTCGATCAGCGGCGTTCCTTTCTTAATTTTATCCCCCACCGTCAGCGGCCAGACTTTATCGATAAAGCCAGCGGAACGCGCCTGCACAATCACAAACTGGTATTCATTGAAACTGACGTTAGCCGGAAAAGTTTGCGCGTAGCGCAGCGGCCCACGGCGGACAGCCTCCGTCTTTAACCCTAAATTCTGCGTCTGTACCGGATCGATACGCACGCCTGGCGCAGAGGTCGTGTCTGACTCTTCGTCAGCGTATTTCGCCACCAGGTCCATATCCATAAACGGCGATTTACCGGGCTTATCAAAGCGCGTATTCGGATACATGGGGTCATACCAGAACAGAACCTTACGGGCCTCTTTTTCGGAGGCAGGCGCAGTATCGACAGGCTGATGCGCAGACGAAAAATAAGCGTAAACGCCGACCGAGATAATCCCTCCGACGATCATACTGCCGAGAATAAGCGCGGTAGTTTTTATTTTTAAAGACGCCATAGTGACTTCCATTCGATCCATTTTCTGGATCAGTTACGCGGGAGAAATGCCCGCGCTTCTGTAAACCCGGGCAAGAACAAAGAGACAGCGAATACGCTTTACTGGCTGACCTGAATATCGCGTAATAAAGAGAGATTGCCCTGCTGAACGAAAGTAAACGCCACTTTGTCGCCGGGTTTAATGTCACCGGAACGGGTTTCCGGGGTCAGGGTAAAGCGCATCGTCATCGCAGGCCAGTTGACCGCCGGAATAGGTTCATGATCGATAGTCACTTTTTTCGTGTCTTTGTCGATGGCTTTAACCACGCCGGTTGAATGAATCACCTGCTCCTGCTGCGCCGCTGATGCGTTATTCATCATCTCGCCGTGGTGGTGTTCATTCGCCTGAACGTTAAATACCACGGCGGAGAACAGACCCAAAATCGCCGCTTTTACTGTATTGTTCATCATGCTTTCTCCTGAAAATAACGATAAATTTTTATTCCACCCAACCGCCGCCCAGCGCGGTGAACAGCGTAATTTCATTAGCCTGTCGGGCGTAATTCAGATCGAGTAACGTTTGCTGGGTTGAAAACAGAGAGCGCTCCGCATCCAGCACTTCGATATAGCTGACCGCGCCATGCTGATAGAGCGCTCTGGCGCGTTGCAGCGTAATACGCAGCGAGCTCAGATAACGCTGTTGCGCGGTTATCTGGTCGGTCAGGCTTTGGCGCAAAGCCAGCGCATCCGCCACCTCTTTAAACGCGGTCTGGATCTTCTGTTCATAATTCACAACCGATTGCTGCTGGCGAATTTCCGCCAGATCGAGGTTGGCCTGATTACGTCCGGCGTTAAAAATCGGCAGTTCCACTTTCGGGATAAAATTCCACATCCCGCTCGCGGCATTAAATAAACGGGAGAGATCGCTGCTGCTGCCGGACACCCCGCTGGTCAGGGTAATGGAGGGAAAAAAGGCCGCGCGCGCCGCGCCAATATTGGCATTCGCCGCCATCAACGTATGTTCAGCTTCCATAATATCCGGGCGCTGCAACAAGATTTGCGAGGAAAGCGACGGCGGGAGCGTCACGTTTTTAATATCTCCGCTATCGCGCGCCCTGTCATCCGGCAGCACAGAATAAGTGCCCAACAGCAATTGCAGCGCATTATTGGCCTGCGCCAGCTCGCCCTGTCGTTTCGCAATATCGCTGCGGGTGCTTTCAATCACGCCCCGCGCCTGTTCCAGCGCCAGAACGGTCGTGCTGCCGGTCAGCAACTGCTTTTCTACAAATGCGTAAGAGCGTGTATAGTTTTCCAGCGTTTCTTGTGCGATTTGCAACTGCGCGTACGCCAGCCGTTGATTAAAATAACTTTGCGCCACGTTTGAGATTAATAAGAT comes from the Citrobacter koseri ATCC BAA-895 genome and includes:
- the cusF gene encoding cation efflux system protein CusF, whose protein sequence is MNNTVKAAILGLFSAVVFNVQANEHHHGEMMNNASAAQQEQVIHSTGVVKAIDKDTKKVTIDHEPIPAVNWPAMTMRFTLTPETRSGDIKPGDKVAFTFVQQGNLSLLRDIQVSQ
- a CDS encoding efflux RND transporter periplasmic adaptor subunit, with protein sequence MASLKIKTTALILGSMIVGGIISVGVYAYFSSAHQPVDTAPASEKEARKVLFWYDPMYPNTRFDKPGKSPFMDMDLVAKYADEESDTTSAPGVRIDPVQTQNLGLKTEAVRRGPLRYAQTFPANVSFNEYQFVIVQARSAGFIDKVWPLTVGDKIKKGTPLIDLTIPDWVEAQSEYLLLRETGGTATQVEGILERLRLAGMPEEDIRRLVSTRKIQTRFTLKAPIDGVITAFDLRAGMNIAKDNVVAKIQGMDPVWISAAVPESIAWLIKDASQFDITVPAWPDKRFTISKWAILPSVDATTRTLQLRLQVDNPDEALKPGMNAYLKLKTQSEPMLLIPSKALIDNGTEQRVIAVDNDGRFVPKQVSVFHESQGVTAIRAGLAEGEKVVSSGLFLIDSEANISGALDRMRAQSSSAAPDHAAHSH
- a CDS encoding efflux transporter outer membrane subunit, with the translated sequence MRKFKLLTLSVMLVLTGCSLAPDYQRPALPVPQQFSLSQNALVSAPAGYQETGWRTFFVDEQVKSLIGEALRNNRDLRMATLKVQEARAQYRVTDADRYPQLNSDASGSWEGKLKGDSSSTREYEAGLNLSFDLDFFGRLKNMSEADRQNYFASEEARRAVHILLISNVAQSYFNQRLAYAQLQIAQETLENYTRSYAFVEKQLLTGSTTVLALEQARGVIESTRSDIAKRQGELAQANNALQLLLGTYSVLPDDRARDSGDIKNVTLPPSLSSQILLQRPDIMEAEHTLMAANANIGAARAAFFPSITLTSGVSGSSSDLSRLFNAASGMWNFIPKVELPIFNAGRNQANLDLAEIRQQQSVVNYEQKIQTAFKEVADALALRQSLTDQITAQQRYLSSLRITLQRARALYQHGAVSYIEVLDAERSLFSTQQTLLDLNYARQANEITLFTALGGGWVE